From Salinirubellus salinus, the proteins below share one genomic window:
- a CDS encoding DUF7543 family protein has translation MEWHVVDDGEERIEWERRDRFVRVVCRATTSGEWAVTLDALEQAPEGQDYARETHPTREAAEERAAAWREAYAGEDEDG, from the coding sequence ATGGAGTGGCACGTCGTGGACGACGGCGAGGAGCGGATCGAGTGGGAGCGCCGCGACCGGTTCGTCCGGGTCGTCTGCCGGGCGACGACGAGCGGCGAGTGGGCGGTGACGCTCGACGCGCTCGAACAGGCTCCCGAGGGACAGGACTACGCCCGGGAGACGCACCCGACCCGCGAGGCGGCCGAGGAGCGGGCGGCGGCGTGGCGCGAGGCCTACGCGGGCGAGGACGAGGACGGGTGA
- the infB gene encoding translation initiation factor IF-2, producing the protein MSDTDTDHEASGEEQSLRTPIVAVLGHVDHGKTSLLDRVRGSAVIEGEAGAITQHIGATAVPLETISEISGALVNPDDFDLPGLLFIDTPGHHSFSTLRARGGALADIAILVVDVNDGFQPQTLEAIDILKRTQTPFIVAANKVDTTPGWNPNENSPIQQSMEAQSDRAESRLNEALYEIIGQLSENDFSADMYWRVRDFQGNVGVVPVSAMTGEGVPDLLAVLMGLSQRYMKEAMAIDVTGPGAGTVLEVKDERGFGKTLDVVLYDGSVRTDDTIVVGGLNEPIVTQVRALLQPRPLAEIRTEKQFEKVPEVRAAAGVKIAAPDLDDAIAGAPVRVVRDQPVAEVVEEVQAELAGLEVETEEEGVVVKADTLGSLEAIADALAEAEVPVVRAEVGDVAPRDIAVASTANEPKHEVILAFNVDVLKDAERRANEQGVRLFESDVIYQLVEEYEEYVDEIERSQQEQVLDKIIRPSRFRILEDHVFRQSSPAVVGVEVMAGTLKRNSNIAKWEGGKPKRIGMLKSIQDEGEDIDELRAGERAAVSIDGPTVGRQIDEGDELWTELPEKHAKILEQELRDEIPSDEIEALSQYLEKHRKVDPFWGK; encoded by the coding sequence ATGTCCGACACAGACACAGACCACGAGGCGAGCGGAGAGGAGCAGTCGCTGCGGACGCCCATCGTGGCCGTCCTCGGACACGTCGACCACGGGAAGACGAGCCTGCTGGACCGCGTCCGCGGGTCGGCCGTCATCGAGGGTGAGGCCGGCGCCATCACCCAGCACATCGGGGCGACCGCCGTCCCGCTGGAGACCATCTCGGAGATCTCGGGGGCGCTCGTGAACCCCGACGACTTCGACCTGCCCGGCCTGCTGTTCATCGACACGCCGGGTCACCACTCGTTCTCGACGCTGCGCGCCCGGGGGGGTGCGCTCGCCGACATCGCCATCCTCGTCGTCGACGTGAACGACGGCTTCCAGCCACAGACGCTGGAGGCGATAGACATCCTGAAACGGACCCAGACGCCGTTCATCGTCGCCGCGAACAAGGTCGACACCACCCCCGGCTGGAACCCGAACGAGAACAGCCCCATCCAGCAGTCGATGGAGGCCCAGTCCGATCGGGCCGAGTCGCGGCTGAACGAGGCGCTCTACGAGATCATCGGCCAGCTCTCGGAGAACGACTTCTCCGCGGACATGTACTGGCGGGTCCGTGACTTCCAGGGCAACGTCGGTGTCGTCCCCGTCTCCGCGATGACGGGCGAGGGCGTGCCGGACCTGCTCGCGGTGCTGATGGGCCTCTCGCAGCGCTACATGAAGGAGGCGATGGCCATCGACGTGACCGGGCCGGGTGCCGGCACCGTCCTCGAGGTGAAGGACGAACGCGGCTTCGGCAAGACGCTCGACGTGGTGCTCTACGACGGCAGCGTCCGCACGGACGACACCATCGTCGTCGGGGGGCTGAACGAACCCATCGTCACGCAGGTCCGGGCGCTCCTCCAGCCCCGACCGCTCGCCGAGATACGCACCGAGAAGCAGTTCGAGAAGGTGCCCGAGGTCCGGGCCGCGGCGGGGGTGAAGATCGCCGCCCCGGACCTCGACGACGCCATCGCCGGCGCCCCGGTCCGCGTGGTGCGCGACCAGCCCGTCGCCGAGGTCGTCGAGGAGGTGCAGGCCGAACTCGCCGGCCTCGAGGTCGAGACCGAGGAGGAGGGTGTCGTCGTCAAGGCCGACACGCTCGGGTCGCTGGAGGCCATCGCCGACGCGCTGGCGGAGGCCGAGGTGCCCGTCGTCCGCGCCGAGGTCGGTGACGTGGCGCCGCGCGACATCGCCGTCGCCTCCACCGCGAACGAGCCGAAGCACGAGGTCATCCTCGCGTTCAACGTCGACGTGCTGAAAGACGCCGAGCGCCGGGCGAACGAGCAGGGGGTGCGGCTGTTCGAGTCCGACGTCATCTACCAGCTCGTCGAGGAGTACGAGGAGTACGTCGACGAGATCGAGCGCTCCCAGCAGGAGCAGGTGCTCGACAAGATCATCCGGCCCTCGCGGTTCCGAATCCTCGAGGACCACGTCTTCCGCCAGTCCAGCCCCGCCGTCGTCGGCGTCGAGGTGATGGCCGGTACGCTCAAGCGCAACTCGAACATCGCCAAGTGGGAGGGTGGCAAGCCCAAGCGGATTGGGATGCTCAAGTCCATCCAGGACGAGGGCGAGGACATCGACGAACTCCGGGCCGGCGAGCGGGCCGCGGTCTCCATCGATGGCCCCACCGTCGGCCGCCAGATAGACGAGGGCGACGAACTCTGGACGGAACTGCCAGAGAAACACGCGAAGATTCTGGAGCAGGAGTTGCGTGACGAGATCCCGAGCGACGAGATAGAGGCGCTGAGTCAGTATCTGGAGAAGCACCGGAAAGTGGACCCGTTCTGGGGGAAGTAA
- a CDS encoding spore germination protein GerW family protein: protein MAEQEHGIGVDVEHVDQEGERPEAGDGFFERLVGDLSDRAGVESVYGDPVTVGDRTVVPVARVAYGFGGGSGEGDDGEGFGAGGGVSATPIGALEVDGDGTRFVRFDERRRLLGVAGLTFLAGIALGRLGNRTSSDD from the coding sequence ATGGCAGAGCAGGAACACGGCATCGGTGTCGACGTCGAACACGTCGACCAGGAGGGCGAGCGACCCGAGGCAGGCGACGGGTTCTTCGAGCGACTGGTCGGCGACCTGAGCGACCGGGCGGGCGTCGAGTCGGTCTACGGCGACCCGGTCACCGTGGGCGACCGGACCGTCGTCCCCGTCGCCCGCGTCGCCTACGGCTTCGGCGGCGGCTCCGGGGAGGGCGATGACGGCGAGGGCTTCGGTGCCGGCGGTGGCGTCAGCGCCACTCCCATCGGCGCCCTCGAGGTCGACGGCGACGGGACGCGGTTCGTCCGGTTCGACGAGCGACGACGCCTCCTCGGGGTCGCCGGACTGACGTTCCTCGCCGGTATCGCGCTCGGCCGGCTCGGGAACCGGACCAGTAGCGACGACTGA
- a CDS encoding rhomboid family intramembrane serine protease encodes MAPLLHRGFGHFLANIVFIHIASPVESGLNRRKYISLLLLAGYVPVYADGVKFVIFGHEPHVAVYGASAFAFGLLAYEVGSHIGRNWELTPRQWLIVVCGLAAVAVVIKNGIISLWNPISLHLGHLGGASFGIVLGYIWGPSDSSR; translated from the coding sequence ATAGCCCCACTCCTTCACCGTGGATTCGGGCACTTCCTTGCAAATATCGTATTTATCCACATAGCGTCGCCGGTTGAAAGTGGTTTGAACAGACGGAAATACATCTCTCTCTTGTTGTTAGCAGGCTACGTACCTGTTTACGCCGATGGAGTGAAATTCGTAATATTTGGCCATGAACCACACGTAGCCGTATACGGAGCTAGCGCATTCGCCTTTGGCCTGCTGGCCTATGAAGTCGGCTCGCACATAGGGCGTAACTGGGAATTGACTCCCAGACAATGGCTGATAGTGGTGTGTGGACTCGCCGCTGTAGCGGTTGTTATCAAAAACGGAATCATATCACTCTGGAACCCAATTTCACTCCACCTCGGTCATCTTGGAGGAGCGTCATTTGGGATAGTCCTCGGCTACATTTGGGGACCGAGCGACAGTTCGAGGTAG
- a CDS encoding NOB1 family endonuclease, which translates to MRVLDSSAFIDDYHVTGDVATIPMVREELQDSSGYRFDALEGSGMRLHVPEPGTVERVERAARTTGDATELSTTDVRLLAAAFELDATLVTDDYAMQNVADELDLEVEVIAQEGIDERIDWNYQCQGCGRVYDEHRERCEICGADLTRKRP; encoded by the coding sequence ATGCGAGTTCTCGACAGTTCGGCGTTCATCGACGACTACCACGTCACCGGCGACGTGGCGACCATCCCGATGGTCCGCGAGGAGTTACAGGACTCGTCGGGCTACCGCTTCGACGCGCTCGAGGGGAGCGGGATGCGACTCCACGTCCCCGAACCCGGCACGGTCGAACGGGTCGAGCGAGCCGCCCGGACCACCGGCGACGCGACGGAGCTCTCCACGACCGACGTGCGCCTGCTCGCGGCCGCCTTCGAACTCGACGCTACCCTCGTCACGGACGACTACGCGATGCAGAACGTCGCCGACGAACTCGACCTCGAGGTCGAGGTCATCGCGCAGGAGGGCATCGACGAGCGTATCGACTGGAACTACCAGTGTCAGGGGTGTGGCCGCGTCTACGACGAGCACCGCGAGCGCTGTGAGATCTGCGGGGCCGACCTGACCCGCAAGCGACCCTAG
- a CDS encoding DUF835 domain-containing protein — translation MSEESGPVALSEARTVLLLGAPHDSHMGEGCRSLIHGGDADHVLVVLLARSPREWIEWWERHEGTVPEELVFVTTGDPPSGLPPGTSVERVSSPTDLTALGIRAADHLERWAEQGVKPSLCFDSLTVLLQYVDVETAYKFLHALSTRVANADARAHVHLDPRTMDERTLSTVESIFSAVARHDGESWNIGRR, via the coding sequence ATGAGCGAAGAGTCCGGGCCGGTCGCACTGAGCGAGGCCCGAACCGTCCTCCTCCTGGGCGCACCACACGACTCGCACATGGGCGAGGGGTGTCGCAGCCTGATCCACGGCGGTGACGCCGACCACGTCCTGGTCGTCCTGCTGGCACGCTCCCCGCGCGAGTGGATCGAGTGGTGGGAGCGCCACGAGGGGACGGTACCCGAGGAACTGGTGTTCGTCACCACCGGCGACCCGCCCTCCGGGCTCCCGCCGGGGACGAGCGTCGAGCGGGTCTCCTCGCCGACGGACCTGACCGCACTCGGCATCCGCGCGGCGGACCACCTCGAGCGCTGGGCCGAACAGGGGGTCAAGCCGTCGCTCTGTTTCGACTCGCTGACCGTCCTCCTGCAGTACGTCGACGTGGAGACGGCGTACAAGTTCCTGCACGCGCTCTCGACCCGCGTGGCGAACGCGGACGCGCGCGCACACGTCCACCTCGACCCGCGGACCATGGACGAACGGACGCTCTCGACGGTCGAGTCCATCTTCTCGGCCGTCGCCCGCCACGACGGCGAGTCGTGGAACATCGGCCGGCGCTGA
- a CDS encoding class I SAM-dependent methyltransferase — translation MTESPESDAPETRENRDLWDAWSDAFQAAWRADTDEGELPPAGVFLGPDVHDDETRAEVLPDLDGLDAVELGCGGGQGTVGLALEGANATGVDFSTGQLRWARELRAAYEVEADFVAGDVTDLPLADDQFDLAYCSWVFQMVDDLHACFAEAHRVLRPDGEFVFAVPHPFYETFDADERELDWSYFDRGPERNPIGEYDPDMLVYHHTVGDYHEALTNAGFTVERLLEPGSSDPDVYEEQWSHKPDLMAMVPPALVVKAVA, via the coding sequence ATGACCGAGTCCCCCGAGAGCGACGCCCCGGAGACACGCGAGAACCGCGACCTCTGGGACGCGTGGAGCGACGCCTTCCAGGCCGCGTGGCGAGCCGACACCGACGAGGGCGAGCTCCCGCCCGCCGGGGTCTTCCTCGGCCCTGACGTGCACGACGACGAGACGCGTGCCGAGGTGCTCCCCGACCTCGACGGACTGGACGCCGTCGAACTCGGCTGTGGCGGTGGACAGGGCACCGTCGGGCTCGCCCTCGAAGGCGCGAACGCGACGGGCGTCGACTTCTCCACCGGGCAGCTCCGGTGGGCCCGCGAACTCCGCGCGGCCTACGAGGTCGAGGCCGACTTCGTCGCCGGCGACGTGACCGACCTCCCCCTCGCCGACGACCAGTTCGACCTCGCGTACTGCTCGTGGGTGTTCCAGATGGTCGACGACCTCCACGCCTGTTTCGCCGAGGCCCACCGCGTCCTCCGACCCGACGGCGAGTTCGTCTTCGCCGTCCCGCACCCGTTCTACGAGACGTTCGACGCCGACGAACGCGAACTCGACTGGTCCTACTTCGACCGCGGGCCCGAGCGCAACCCCATCGGCGAGTACGACCCGGACATGCTCGTCTACCACCACACGGTGGGCGACTACCACGAGGCGCTCACGAACGCGGGGTTCACCGTCGAGCGACTGCTCGAACCGGGGTCGAGCGATCCCGACGTGTACGAGGAGCAGTGGAGCCACAAGCCCGACCTGATGGCGATGGTGCCGCCGGCGCTGGTGGTGAAAGCGGTGGCGTGA
- a CDS encoding lysylphosphatidylglycerol synthase transmembrane domain-containing protein, which produces MRRRRPLAALLAVALLVGFLLVLGPERVVRDLSRADPRLVVLACLSTFGALASWSEAQRRLHHAAGATAAPGAFGLAYVTGVFLKLTLPGGRAGGPAVMAYALGRETRLGFERDLTAVLTGKVVGFLGCVPPALVGLAFVGVPAPVADAVSVPVGRALLPATAGLTVTLGVVATAVGRRPGLVRTAVHRLAAVGRATVGRLSTRVATRLARPRVEEALDRAAGTLASIRGDRRALAWALIFAALGWCLAALPLYLAFAALGAPVPLALALFVVPAGTVANGVPLPGGIGGVELALTGLLVALTGLPVATVGAAVLLYRATGDGFSALLGGVGVAVRPGGRPTAADVEE; this is translated from the coding sequence ATGCGTCGTCGCCGCCCGCTCGCCGCTCTCCTCGCCGTCGCCCTACTCGTGGGCTTCCTCCTCGTCCTCGGTCCCGAGCGGGTGGTGCGTGACCTCTCGCGCGCCGACCCGCGACTCGTGGTGCTGGCCTGTCTGTCGACGTTCGGCGCGCTCGCGTCGTGGAGCGAGGCACAGCGCCGCCTCCACCACGCGGCCGGCGCGACGGCCGCACCGGGCGCGTTCGGCCTCGCGTACGTCACCGGCGTCTTCCTGAAGCTCACGCTCCCCGGCGGCCGCGCCGGCGGCCCGGCGGTGATGGCCTACGCGCTGGGGCGCGAGACGCGACTCGGCTTCGAGCGCGACCTGACGGCGGTGCTGACCGGGAAGGTCGTCGGCTTCCTCGGCTGTGTCCCGCCCGCCCTCGTCGGCCTCGCGTTCGTCGGCGTCCCCGCTCCCGTCGCCGACGCCGTCTCAGTCCCCGTCGGGCGCGCGCTGCTCCCGGCGACGGCGGGGCTGACCGTGACTCTCGGCGTGGTGGCCACGGCCGTCGGCCGGCGACCGGGGCTGGTCCGCACGGCCGTCCACCGCCTCGCGGCCGTCGGGCGGGCCACGGTCGGACGGCTCTCGACACGGGTGGCGACGCGCCTCGCGCGCCCGCGCGTGGAGGAGGCCCTCGACCGGGCGGCGGGCACGCTCGCGTCCATCCGCGGCGACCGCCGGGCGCTCGCGTGGGCGCTGATCTTCGCGGCGCTCGGCTGGTGTCTCGCCGCACTGCCGCTCTACCTCGCGTTCGCGGCACTCGGTGCGCCCGTCCCGCTCGCGCTGGCGCTGTTCGTCGTCCCCGCGGGAACCGTCGCCAACGGCGTCCCCCTGCCGGGCGGTATCGGCGGGGTGGAGCTGGCACTCACGGGACTGCTCGTGGCGCTCACCGGTCTCCCGGTGGCGACGGTCGGCGCCGCGGTGTTGCTCTACCGCGCGACCGGCGACGGGTTCTCGGCGCTCCTCGGTGGCGTGGGTGTCGCGGTGCGCCCCGGCGGCCGGCCGACGGCGGCCGACGTCGAGGAGTGA
- a CDS encoding plastocyanin/azurin family copper-binding protein, whose protein sequence is MDRRTFLRVSMPATLVGLAGCSGGDGTPTPGATDSPTATPTDTPTESPTPTATDARTDSPTPTESRTPTDTQAPTETRTATDSPTATDTPTATARATPVPDRTVAVGPEGRVVFEPETFTIGVGDTVLWEWASGGHNVSPDDGGQPDGADWAGDDDGTFGSGHTYAYTFDTPGEYSYHCDPHQSIGMRGSFTVE, encoded by the coding sequence ATGGACCGACGCACGTTCCTCAGAGTCTCGATGCCAGCCACGCTGGTCGGGCTGGCCGGCTGTAGCGGCGGCGACGGCACCCCCACGCCGGGGGCGACGGACTCGCCGACGGCGACGCCGACCGACACGCCGACGGAGTCGCCGACACCGACCGCCACGGATGCCCGGACGGACTCGCCGACGCCGACCGAGTCGCGCACCCCCACCGACACGCAGGCGCCGACGGAGACGCGGACAGCGACCGACTCCCCGACGGCCACCGACACGCCCACCGCCACCGCACGGGCGACGCCCGTGCCCGACCGCACCGTCGCCGTCGGGCCGGAGGGGCGGGTCGTCTTCGAGCCCGAGACGTTCACCATCGGCGTCGGCGACACCGTCCTCTGGGAGTGGGCCTCCGGGGGACACAACGTCTCGCCCGACGACGGTGGCCAGCCCGACGGCGCCGACTGGGCGGGCGACGACGACGGCACGTTCGGCTCGGGGCACACGTACGCCTATACGTTCGACACGCCCGGCGAGTACAGCTACCACTGCGACCCGCACCAGTCCATCGGGATGCGCGGGTCGTTCACCGTCGAGTAG
- a CDS encoding CPBP family intramembrane glutamic endopeptidase, with protein sequence MEGSTASNADRGQQLRSVGTSVGLTVAGFLTAVVVFGVGIVTIGAVGIDLQQQPILFAIAGIVLQGVGFGVAVVLYMAVTDNWGLVGLRVPTLRDVGWTVGGLVALFAGYLGIVAIVSLLNVTPAENSIVEAGQQNPGLVPLLIPLAILVVGPSEELLFRGAIQGVLRRSYSAVPAIAIASSLFGVAHVFALLGGPLSGILVYISVTFVLGMILGAIYERTENIVVPSLVHGVYNAILFTSLYFQVSGGV encoded by the coding sequence ATGGAAGGCTCCACAGCCTCGAACGCCGACCGGGGGCAGCAACTCCGGAGCGTCGGGACCAGCGTCGGCCTGACCGTCGCGGGCTTCCTGACCGCCGTCGTCGTCTTCGGCGTCGGCATCGTCACCATCGGTGCGGTCGGTATCGACCTCCAGCAGCAGCCCATCCTGTTCGCCATCGCCGGCATCGTCCTGCAGGGGGTCGGCTTCGGCGTCGCCGTCGTGCTGTACATGGCCGTCACCGACAACTGGGGCCTCGTCGGCCTCCGGGTCCCCACGCTCAGGGACGTCGGCTGGACCGTCGGCGGGCTGGTCGCGCTGTTCGCGGGCTACCTCGGCATCGTGGCCATCGTCTCGCTCCTGAACGTCACCCCCGCCGAGAACAGCATCGTCGAGGCCGGCCAGCAGAACCCCGGGCTCGTCCCGCTGCTCATCCCGCTCGCCATCCTCGTCGTCGGCCCGAGCGAGGAACTCCTGTTCCGCGGGGCCATCCAGGGGGTGCTCCGGCGCTCGTACTCCGCGGTGCCGGCCATCGCCATCGCCTCGAGCCTGTTCGGCGTCGCGCACGTCTTCGCCCTCCTCGGCGGCCCGCTCTCGGGTATCCTCGTCTACATCTCCGTGACGTTCGTCCTCGGGATGATCCTCGGTGCCATCTACGAGCGCACCGAGAACATCGTCGTCCCCTCGCTGGTCCACGGCGTCTACAACGCCATCCTGTTCACCAGCCTCTACTTCCAGGTGTCGGGCGGAGTCTGA
- a CDS encoding S66 family peptidase produces the protein MTDDATPTVAPPVSPGDRVAVLSPASGGGHRFPHPYERGLRLLRERFDLEPVAFPTATRSSEWLYDHPEERARDLERAFRDPDIGAVLATIGGNDQVRVLKHLDGDVLAATPTRFFGSSDNTHLHSLLWERGVVSYYGGDVLTTLGTAVDRFAEAGEWLGRALFDETFGDLTPAAEWTDEDPDWFAPDYHGTALEREPWEWAWRGGDQRAEGRLWGGCLEVLDTVLAADRTCPGTDALAGGVLFLESSEELPGESEVRRMLLGMGERGVLGAVDAVLVGRPKARNPHEDPGSEARAAYREAQYDLVTDVVAEYAPEVPVVCGVDVGHTYPTAPLPVGGRCVVDPAAERVTFPTR, from the coding sequence GTGACCGACGACGCCACCCCGACCGTCGCCCCACCCGTCTCGCCCGGTGACCGGGTGGCGGTGCTGTCGCCCGCCTCGGGCGGCGGCCACCGCTTCCCCCACCCGTACGAGCGTGGCCTCCGCCTGCTCCGCGAGCGCTTCGACCTCGAGCCCGTGGCGTTCCCGACGGCGACGAGGTCGAGCGAGTGGCTCTACGACCACCCCGAGGAACGCGCCCGCGACCTCGAACGGGCGTTCCGGGACCCGGACATCGGAGCCGTCCTCGCCACCATCGGCGGCAACGACCAGGTCCGGGTCCTGAAGCACCTCGACGGGGACGTCCTCGCCGCCACCCCGACCCGGTTCTTCGGGTCGAGCGACAACACCCACCTCCACAGCCTGCTCTGGGAGCGCGGCGTCGTCTCGTACTACGGCGGCGACGTGCTGACGACGCTCGGGACGGCCGTCGACCGCTTCGCCGAGGCGGGCGAGTGGCTCGGGCGCGCCCTGTTCGACGAGACGTTCGGCGACCTCACGCCGGCGGCCGAGTGGACCGACGAGGACCCGGACTGGTTCGCGCCCGACTACCACGGGACGGCCCTCGAACGCGAACCGTGGGAGTGGGCGTGGCGTGGCGGCGACCAGCGCGCCGAGGGCCGGCTCTGGGGGGGCTGTCTGGAGGTCCTCGACACCGTCCTCGCGGCCGACCGGACCTGTCCCGGGACCGACGCGCTGGCGGGCGGCGTGCTGTTCCTCGAGTCGAGCGAGGAACTGCCGGGCGAGAGTGAGGTGAGGCGGATGCTCCTCGGCATGGGCGAACGTGGGGTGCTCGGGGCGGTCGACGCCGTCCTCGTCGGGCGACCGAAGGCCCGGAACCCCCACGAGGACCCCGGCTCCGAGGCGCGGGCCGCGTACCGCGAGGCGCAGTACGACCTCGTGACGGACGTGGTCGCGGAGTACGCCCCCGAGGTGCCGGTGGTCTGCGGGGTCGACGTGGGCCACACCTACCCGACGGCGCCGCTCCCCGTGGGCGGGCGGTGCGTGGTCGACCCGGCGGCCGAGCGCGTCACGTTCCCGACCCGGTGA
- a CDS encoding PRC-barrel domain-containing protein has protein sequence MVEILAENLSGKTVMGDDGAELGLLYNITMRMKTGQLGHLIVDPGERGVNADFEVDAHGHYLVPVSNVQAVKDHIVVRR, from the coding sequence ATGGTAGAGATACTCGCCGAGAATCTCTCGGGCAAGACCGTCATGGGTGACGACGGCGCCGAACTCGGCCTCCTGTACAACATCACGATGCGGATGAAGACCGGACAGCTGGGCCACCTCATCGTCGACCCCGGCGAGCGTGGGGTCAACGCCGACTTCGAGGTCGACGCGCACGGCCACTACCTCGTCCCCGTCTCGAACGTGCAGGCCGTGAAGGACCACATCGTCGTCCGTCGGTAG
- a CDS encoding CopG family transcriptional regulator — protein sequence MYRLTVLCEERQAERVQRLATRYGVTEQEVVRQLIDAGLEYADESDPEPEPQA from the coding sequence ATGTACCGGTTGACCGTCCTGTGCGAGGAGCGACAGGCAGAACGGGTCCAGCGACTGGCGACCCGGTACGGCGTCACCGAACAGGAGGTGGTCCGCCAGCTCATCGACGCCGGACTGGAGTACGCGGACGAGTCGGACCCGGAACCCGAGCCGCAGGCCTAG
- a CDS encoding glucose-6-phosphate isomerase yields the protein MQVDIGNALSDVARPGVSEGALERLDERVARVHERIERGMADDEFGYAALNLPETTDATEIREAVEPLTDADHVLTVGIGGSALGAVTVSRALGLDGHAVLDNVDPAETRRVLDALPLADTAVHVVSKSGTTAETLANFLVVREAMTEAGVDWTERTVVTTGADGPLRAAAETEGLPALDVPEGVPGRFAALSTVGLVPAAILGGDVEGVLVGGRAARESLALSLFDSPAYAYGAVCYALENRGATTNAVMPYLESLEPFAEWFAQLWAESLGKDGLGQTPVRALGATDQHSQLQLYRAGRHDKLVTLVQSSERPDVPIPETDVAGLAYLGDGETTLGDLVDAEFAATEASLAAAGQPNVRLTVDPTPEGVGELLVAMEAACILVGELHGVETFTQPAVEWGKRAARGLLGGGEFEEADAVAEKRRLVVE from the coding sequence ATGCAGGTCGACATCGGCAACGCGCTCTCGGACGTCGCCCGGCCGGGCGTCTCCGAGGGGGCACTCGAACGACTCGACGAGCGGGTCGCACGCGTCCACGAACGCATCGAACGGGGGATGGCCGACGACGAGTTCGGTTACGCCGCGCTGAACCTCCCCGAGACGACGGACGCGACGGAGATCCGTGAGGCGGTCGAACCGCTGACCGACGCCGACCACGTCCTCACCGTCGGCATCGGCGGGTCAGCGCTCGGCGCCGTCACCGTCTCGCGTGCGCTCGGACTCGACGGCCACGCCGTCCTCGACAACGTGGACCCCGCGGAGACCCGGCGCGTCCTCGACGCGCTCCCGCTGGCCGACACCGCCGTCCACGTCGTCTCGAAGTCCGGCACCACCGCCGAGACGCTGGCGAACTTCCTCGTCGTCCGCGAGGCGATGACCGAGGCCGGCGTCGACTGGACCGAGCGGACCGTCGTCACGACTGGCGCGGACGGTCCGCTCCGGGCGGCCGCCGAGACGGAGGGCCTGCCCGCGCTCGACGTGCCCGAGGGGGTTCCCGGCCGGTTCGCCGCGCTCTCGACGGTGGGGCTGGTCCCGGCCGCGATCCTGGGCGGCGACGTCGAGGGCGTCCTCGTCGGCGGCCGCGCGGCCCGCGAGTCGCTCGCGCTGTCGCTGTTCGACTCGCCGGCCTACGCCTACGGCGCGGTCTGCTACGCGCTGGAGAACCGCGGTGCGACGACGAACGCCGTGATGCCCTACCTCGAGTCGCTCGAGCCGTTCGCCGAGTGGTTCGCCCAGCTCTGGGCCGAGTCGCTCGGGAAGGACGGCCTCGGCCAGACGCCGGTGCGGGCGCTCGGCGCGACCGACCAGCACTCCCAGCTGCAACTCTACCGCGCCGGCCGGCACGACAAGCTCGTGACGCTCGTCCAGTCGAGCGAGCGCCCCGACGTGCCCATCCCGGAGACGGACGTGGCGGGTCTCGCCTACCTCGGGGACGGTGAGACGACGCTCGGCGACCTCGTCGACGCGGAGTTCGCGGCGACGGAGGCGTCGCTGGCGGCGGCCGGCCAGCCGAACGTCCGGCTGACCGTCGACCCGACGCCGGAGGGCGTTGGCGAACTGCTCGTGGCGATGGAGGCGGCCTGCATCCTCGTCGGGGAACTCCACGGCGTGGAGACGTTCACCCAGCCGGCGGTGGAGTGGGGCAAGCGTGCGGCCCGCGGTCTGCTCGGCGGTGGCGAGTTCGAGGAGGCCGACGCGGTGGCCGAGAAGCGGCGACTGGTGGTGGAGTAG